The following proteins are co-located in the Polymorphospora rubra genome:
- a CDS encoding S8 family peptidase — MSAHPTTARRLGAVAAALLAGAVAATVTGSPAAAAPPTAEILGAASADAISGSYIVVLKDGQRVDATGAARLTARYGGSVDRVYGRTVNGYAATLDERGARRLAADAAVAYVEQNQRVRSTATQTNPPSWGLDRIDQRNLPLNNSFTYGPSTGVRIYVADTGIRITHQDFGGRASYGYDAVDGDLIASDGNGHGTFVAGVAAGTSYGVAKNAQVIAVRVLDNNGSGTTAGVIAGVDWITANAVRPAVANLSLGGGASTALDNAVRRSINAGITYTIAAGNSGVPAANTSPARVTQALTVGATNRTDTRPTWSNYGTALDLFAPGVDITSVWRTSNTATYTGSGTSFAAPYVAGAAAIYLSGNPTAAPATVNSAVVSAATTGVVINPGAGSPNRLLYIPPLG; from the coding sequence ATGTCAGCCCATCCCACCACCGCCCGGCGCCTCGGTGCCGTGGCCGCGGCCCTGCTCGCCGGCGCGGTCGCCGCCACCGTCACCGGGTCACCGGCCGCGGCGGCACCGCCCACCGCCGAGATTCTCGGCGCGGCCAGCGCCGACGCGATCAGCGGCAGCTACATCGTCGTGTTGAAGGACGGCCAGCGCGTCGACGCCACCGGCGCCGCCCGGCTCACCGCCCGCTACGGCGGCAGCGTCGACCGGGTCTACGGCCGTACCGTCAACGGCTACGCGGCCACCCTCGACGAGCGCGGCGCCCGCCGGCTCGCCGCCGACGCCGCGGTCGCCTACGTCGAGCAGAACCAGCGCGTACGGTCCACCGCCACCCAGACCAACCCGCCGTCGTGGGGGCTCGACCGCATCGACCAGCGCAACCTCCCGCTGAACAACTCCTTCACCTACGGCCCCAGCACCGGCGTCCGCATCTACGTCGCCGACACCGGAATCCGGATCACCCACCAGGACTTCGGTGGCCGGGCGTCGTACGGCTACGACGCCGTCGACGGCGACCTCATCGCCTCCGACGGCAACGGTCACGGGACGTTCGTGGCCGGCGTCGCCGCCGGCACCTCGTACGGCGTGGCGAAGAATGCCCAGGTCATCGCGGTCCGGGTGCTGGACAACAACGGCTCCGGCACCACCGCCGGGGTCATCGCCGGCGTCGACTGGATCACGGCGAACGCGGTCCGTCCCGCGGTCGCCAACCTCAGCCTCGGCGGCGGGGCCAGCACCGCGCTCGACAACGCCGTCCGGCGCTCGATCAACGCCGGGATCACGTACACCATCGCGGCCGGCAACTCCGGCGTCCCGGCGGCCAACACCTCCCCGGCCCGGGTCACCCAGGCCCTCACCGTCGGCGCGACCAACCGCACCGACACCCGCCCCACCTGGTCCAACTACGGCACGGCGCTCGACCTGTTCGCCCCCGGCGTCGACATCACCTCGGTCTGGCGGACCAGCAATACGGCGACGTACACCGGCAGCGGCACCTCGTTCGCCGCACCGTACGTCGCCGGGGCCGCCGCGATCTATCTCAGCGGCAACCCGACGGCCGCGCCGGCCACGGTCAACTCGGCCGTCGTGTCGGCGGCGACCACCGGCGTCGTGATCAACCCGGGCGCCGGCTCGCCCAACCGCCTCCTCTACATCCCCCCGCTCGGCTGA
- a CDS encoding SRPBCC family protein translates to MDVRSVTDALGIQRESEDRAPQSSARVLGWLSLGLGVAALAAQPSVSRLCGVDDSPAARTVLRLAGARELGTAAALLIPRRARWGMWARVAGDAVDLAACAMAMRDRRGDRRQRLTYATLAVAGIAAVDLHTAVRATRGARRTTGDRVRASVTVNRSVEDTYRFWHDFENLPRFMYHLESVRMDGDGRSHWTARAPAGQTVDWEAELVDDRPNELIMWRSVAGGGLPNSGCVRFVPAGGGRATEVRVELGFTAPGGRFGARIAKLFGENPHQQICDDLRRFKQVIETGEITRSDGSPDGTSLRQQMMQRPAQPLATR, encoded by the coding sequence ATGGACGTCCGTTCGGTGACGGATGCCCTCGGCATCCAGCGGGAATCCGAGGACCGCGCACCCCAGTCGTCGGCCCGCGTCCTGGGCTGGCTCAGCCTCGGCCTGGGCGTCGCCGCCCTCGCCGCGCAGCCGTCGGTCAGCCGGCTCTGCGGTGTCGACGACTCCCCGGCGGCGCGGACCGTGCTGCGACTCGCCGGCGCCCGGGAACTCGGCACCGCGGCGGCGCTGCTGATCCCGCGCCGGGCCCGGTGGGGGATGTGGGCGCGGGTCGCCGGTGACGCCGTCGACCTGGCCGCGTGCGCCATGGCGATGCGGGACCGGCGGGGCGACCGGCGGCAGCGCCTGACGTACGCGACGCTGGCGGTCGCCGGCATCGCCGCCGTCGACCTCCACACGGCCGTACGCGCCACCCGGGGCGCCCGGCGCACGACCGGTGACCGCGTCCGCGCCTCGGTGACGGTCAACCGCAGCGTCGAGGACACCTACCGCTTCTGGCACGACTTCGAGAACCTGCCGCGTTTCATGTACCACCTCGAGTCGGTGCGGATGGACGGTGACGGAAGATCGCACTGGACGGCGAGGGCACCCGCCGGGCAGACCGTCGACTGGGAGGCGGAGCTCGTCGACGACCGCCCCAACGAGCTGATCATGTGGCGCTCGGTCGCCGGCGGCGGGCTGCCGAACTCCGGCTGCGTGCGCTTCGTCCCGGCCGGCGGCGGGCGCGCCACCGAGGTACGGGTCGAACTCGGGTTCACCGCGCCGGGCGGCAGGTTCGGCGCGCGGATCGCCAAGCTCTTCGGCGAGAACCCGCACCAGCAGATCTGCGACGACCTGCGGCGGTTCAAACAGGTCATCGAGACAGGCGAGATCACCCGGTCCGACGGCAGCCCGGACGGGACCAGCCTGCGACAGCAGATGATGCAGCGCCCGGCGCAGCCGCTCGCGACGCGTTGA
- a CDS encoding zinc-dependent alcohol dehydrogenase — translation MKANCWVAPDNVAVQDVPDPRIINPRDAVVRVTSSAICGSDLHLLQGYVPAMRKGDILGHEFMGEIVELGNGVRDGLRVGDRVVVAFPIACGNCTSCERGLHSLCENSNPNAAVAELAMGHSPAGIFGYSHLLGGYAGGQAQYARVPYADVGALKIEDDLPDEKVLFLSDVLPTGYMAAEMCDIERGDVVAVWGAGPVGYFSAVSAFLLGAERVIVIDRFPYRLRLARERAGAETINYEDTDVMDALREMTAGRGPDACIDAVGMEGHHASAALHAYDKTKQAVKAETDRPHALREAVLSCRNGGTISAVGAYTGFIDKFPMGSFMNRSLTMRSGQAHVQRYMRPLLDRIRKGEIDPSAIITHTMRLDDAPRGYDIFKNKREDCVKVVLKP, via the coding sequence ATGAAAGCGAACTGCTGGGTCGCCCCGGACAACGTGGCGGTGCAGGACGTACCCGATCCGCGGATCATCAACCCGCGTGACGCCGTCGTACGCGTCACCTCGTCGGCGATCTGCGGCTCCGACCTGCACCTGTTGCAGGGCTACGTCCCGGCGATGAGGAAGGGCGACATCCTCGGCCACGAGTTCATGGGCGAGATCGTCGAGCTGGGCAACGGCGTACGTGACGGACTGCGCGTCGGCGACCGTGTCGTGGTCGCGTTCCCGATCGCCTGCGGGAACTGCACCTCCTGCGAACGCGGCCTCCACTCGCTGTGTGAGAACTCCAACCCCAACGCGGCGGTCGCCGAGCTGGCGATGGGCCACTCACCCGCCGGCATCTTCGGCTACTCGCACCTGTTGGGGGGCTACGCCGGCGGGCAGGCGCAGTACGCCCGGGTGCCGTACGCCGACGTCGGCGCGCTGAAGATCGAGGACGACCTGCCGGACGAGAAGGTGCTGTTCCTGTCCGACGTACTGCCCACCGGCTACATGGCCGCCGAGATGTGCGACATCGAACGCGGCGACGTCGTCGCCGTCTGGGGCGCGGGGCCGGTCGGCTACTTCTCCGCCGTGAGCGCGTTCCTGCTGGGGGCGGAGCGGGTCATCGTCATCGACCGGTTCCCGTACCGCCTGCGGCTGGCTCGGGAGCGGGCGGGCGCCGAGACCATCAACTACGAGGACACCGACGTCATGGACGCGCTGCGGGAGATGACCGCCGGCCGGGGGCCGGACGCCTGCATCGACGCGGTCGGGATGGAAGGGCACCACGCGTCGGCGGCGCTGCACGCGTACGACAAGACCAAGCAGGCGGTGAAGGCCGAGACCGACCGGCCGCACGCGTTGCGCGAGGCGGTGCTGAGCTGCCGGAACGGGGGCACGATCTCGGCGGTCGGCGCGTACACCGGCTTCATCGACAAGTTCCCGATGGGGTCGTTCATGAACCGGTCCCTGACCATGCGGTCGGGGCAGGCGCACGTGCAGCGGTACATGCGCCCGCTGCTGGACCGCATCCGCAAGGGCGAGATCGACCCGAGCGCCATCATCACCCACACCATGCGCCTGGACGACGCGCCGCGCGGCTACGACATCTTCAAGAACAAGCGGGAGGACTGCGTCAAGGTCGTCCTCAAGCCGTGA